The window ATTCGCACTCCTATAAACAACGTAATTGGGACGGTGGAAATGGCCTTCGATGCAAAGCCTTCTAAGGAAGTTGCTAAATGCTTAGAAATGGTGGAAGGCTCGGCTAAAATCTTGCTCACCGTCATTAACGATATTTTGGACTTCTCCAAAATCGAAGCGGGCAAGATGCATATTGAGTTAATCAAACTCGATCTTGGGGAATTTCTGGAGCAGGCAATCACGCCATTAAAGGCAAATGCCGAAAAGAAGGGAATCCGCTTTTCATTGGATATCGATGACGATGTTCCCAAATACATCAAGAGCGATGGTGTACGCTTGGCCCAGATATTAAACAATCTCATCGGTAACGCGATGAAGTTTACCAAGAAACAAGGCGGCATTATTAATGTTCGAGTAAGTAGTCTTAAGCCTGACTCAAGGAGTGGAATAGCCCAGGTCTCTTCCCAAATTCATTTTTCAATAGAAGATAACGGCATTGGCATTCCTAAGGACAAGCACAAAAGTATTTTCGAGTCTTTTAGCCAAGCCGATGAGTCTACCACTCGCCAATTCGGCGGAACTGGCTTAGGGCTCACCATTGCTGCCCAATTGTCTAGGCTGCTGGGCGGAGATATCTGGGTGGAAAGTGTAGTTAACGAGGGTTCTACCTTTCATTTCACCATCTCTGCTGGGAAAGTGCAGGAAGATGTCCTTAGCGAAATAGATCCTCACAGCGCTAAGAGCGAACAGCCTCACGCTAACAGAGACTCTAAGAAATCGTGTCGGATCCTTGTGGTGGACGACAACGAAATGGGGCGAGAAATTGCTAGGCATAGACTGGAGAAGTGGGGACACATCGTATCTCTGGCTATAAATGGTCGGGAGGCAGTAGAACGCTTTAGCGAGGAAACCTTCGATCTCATTTTAATGGACTGCCAAATGCCGGTCATGGACGGCTATCAGGCTACCAGAGAAATCCGCCAGCTTGAACGAAGTAGAGGTAACGATACTTCAGGAACTCCCATTCCCATTCTTGCCATGACGGCAAACGCCACCGATGGAGCTGAAGGAGGATGTTTAGAAGCCGGCATGGATTACTACATTTCAAAGCCTGTAAATGAAGAGGAATTAATAAGCGTTATTGATAAGTATGTTGAAAATGCGGTTAACAGGGATAATAGCGTTTATGCGAGCGCGTCCTCTGCTTCTACGACAACAAAGGAGGAGGACGAGAAGACTACCGAGATCCCCTCTGCAATTTCACCTCACGTTCAGGAACAGCGTAGCAATTCTCACACTCCCTGTCGGATCCTTGTTGTCGATGACAACGAAATGGGGCGAGAAATTGCTAGGCATAGGTTGGAGAAGTGGGGACACAGCGTAGCCATAGCAGCTAATGGTGAGGAGGCAGTAGAGCGCTTTAAGCAGGAGAAGTTTGACTTAATATTTATGGATTGCGAAATGCCAGTTATGGATGGTCTCACAGCTACTAAACTAATTCGCCAACTTGAGCAGAATGGTCATGGCAAGCATTTTATAATTCGCATCCCAATACTTGCCATGACGGCTAATGAGGTCGACCGGGCCGAGAGTGAGTGTCTTGAGGCCGGCATGGATGCTTACGTCTCTAAGCCCATTAAGGAAAGTGAGTTAACAAACGCAATAAACAGGTTTGTAAGTGAGAGACAGCAGAATATTTAGCCCATATGTAGGCAGCCTTAGCTTATTGCTCTAGCATTTTGTGTGAGAGGTGCGACACGCTCGTTTGGTGATGTTGCAATCACAACTACGATACTGACAGGCTTGGCAAGATAGGTGGCATTGGACAGTCGAGGGCTGCGGAGATGGCGCGCAATATTTCGGCTTCCTTGATGCTAACCTGTTTGTCTGCCAGTATTGTGGCTACACAGGCGGAAATAATTTTTTCCTTGGCAGTAGGTGAGGTGTTTTGCAGAGAGGCCAAGGCCATATCTAAATCAGCAAGAGATGGCACTGTGTTCTCGCTAGCGCTGATGCTAAGATGCGGCGCAAGAATTTTTAGTCCCCGGCTTAAAGCGCTAAGGCCTCTGTCGAAATCGTCGTTCCCCATGAGAGCAAGCGTCCTAATGAGAGCTACTGCCTGAGACAAAACCTTCTCCATAGGAAGCTCGGTAGAAAAAAGTCTAGGGCGCTTGGGCGAATCGTGTATAGGCGCTAGATGATGCGAGATTACGAGCTGTAAGGCGTATTCGAACAAACTAACTTCCGCGTCTGTGTTAACAATATAGTGAATATTACTTATAAAAGACTTATATTCTGCCGTAGACATCCCTCTCAAGGCTGGTAACGCCATGTCTATTAAAGGCAATTTGTACTCAGGGCTAAGTGTCTTTATAGAGTCGAGAAGTTCAAGAACATCTCCGTAAAGTGTCTTAGATATAGTTTTGTCCAGGCGCCCTAGCTGTTTATCGCTTGTCACAGAATTATTGGGATCTATTAGCAAAGAATATATCAGAGCTTGAGCGCCCGACGAGTTATGAGCGGCACGCGCTATTTTTTCAGGTAGGGAGTGAAGTAGAGAGGCTGCATAAGACAAGTGCTTAGTGTTCGGAGTGCCAATTTCTCCTATTACTGCTTCGGGGTTTGCGCTAAAAGCCGAAATAGAGCTTTGCGGCATGGAAACAAAACGCGAATGCTTTTTTTCTCCCGCCAATTCTTCGCTAGAGCCCCCCTGCTCATCTGCGGCGGGTAGAGGTGAAGTGAACGTGCCGTCAAATGATGGATCGATTCGCGAAATCCTTTCTGCTAAAGGTGGATGTGTTGCAAATAGATTAAAAAAACTAGAACCCAGGCCATTTGCAAAGAAGAAATGACTAACTTCGCGCGCATTTACGTGGCTTATCTTGGAACCGTGGTAATAGCCGCCTATTTTTCTTAGCGCATTTGCTATCCCGCTTGGGTTTCTCGTAAATTGCACTGCAGAAGCATCCGCCAAAAACTCCCTTTGGCGCGAAATTGCGCTCTGGATTATAGAGCCAGCGAGTACACCTATGCTACCTATGGCAGTCAGCGAAAAACCCAGTATGGCTATTGCTGGCGCGCCTTTATCTTTTCCTCGGCTACGGGACATAGATCTCAATAGAACGCGACCCGCGTGTGAGATCATCAGTATTCCGTTAAGTATGCCCAGTAAACGCAAGTTAATGCGCATGTCGCCGTTTAGAATGTGGCTAAATTCATGTGCAACGACCCCCTGAAGTTCGTCTCTATTAAAAAAAGAAAGAGAGCCAGCGGTAATGCCTATAACGGCATCGCTAGGGGAAAAGCCGGCGGCAAATGCATTGATGCCTTCCTCCGCGTCCATGGAATAAACTTGAGGCACCGGCACGCCTGAGGCAATAGCGATTTCCTCGACTATATTCATGACGCGCCTCTCGTTGGGGTCTCTTGTTTCGGATGAAAGTAACCGCCCTCCCAAAGATTTTGCTATGCCAGCGCCGCCACCACTTCGAAGTAAAATGATCTTATACAAACTTCCGATCGATATAATGCCAATGGTAATTGTGCTGACAAAAAGAAAAAGCTCTTCATCTCGCAAGGGAACTCGTTCTGACGAGAGAGTTAGGAAGAAGTAAAAAGCACAGTATACGGCTAGAATGATTGCAATTACGGCAAATCCAAAAACAAGTATAAGCAAGCCCGTTTTTTTGCGTGCTCTATCTTGATGCTCAAAAAATGTAATCATGTTGTCGCGTTATTGGTTGATTAGAAACTATCGGTCTTCCGACAGGGTCTTTATAATCGATTTGCGATAGAGATGCTACTATGTCAATAGGTGTGGTCGCTGGGATGAGCGCTCAATGCACGTTGTTGTTCCTCAG is drawn from Deltaproteobacteria bacterium and contains these coding sequences:
- a CDS encoding response regulator, which produces IRTPINNVIGTVEMAFDAKPSKEVAKCLEMVEGSAKILLTVINDILDFSKIEAGKMHIELIKLDLGEFLEQAITPLKANAEKKGIRFSLDIDDDVPKYIKSDGVRLAQILNNLIGNAMKFTKKQGGIINVRVSSLKPDSRSGIAQVSSQIHFSIEDNGIGIPKDKHKSIFESFSQADESTTRQFGGTGLGLTIAAQLSRLLGGDIWVESVVNEGSTFHFTISAGKVQEDVLSEIDPHSAKSEQPHANRDSKKSCRILVVDDNEMGREIARHRLEKWGHIVSLAINGREAVERFSEETFDLILMDCQMPVMDGYQATREIRQLERSRGNDTSGTPIPILAMTANATDGAEGGCLEAGMDYYISKPVNEEELISVIDKYVENAVNRDNSVYASASSASTTTKEEDEKTTEIPSAISPHVQEQRSNSHTPCRILVVDDNEMGREIARHRLEKWGHSVAIAANGEEAVERFKQEKFDLIFMDCEMPVMDGLTATKLIRQLEQNGHGKHFIIRIPILAMTANEVDRAESECLEAGMDAYVSKPIKESELTNAINRFVSERQQNI
- a CDS encoding M48 family metallopeptidase → MITFFEHQDRARKKTGLLILVFGFAVIAIILAVYCAFYFFLTLSSERVPLRDEELFLFVSTITIGIISIGSLYKIILLRSGGGAGIAKSLGGRLLSSETRDPNERRVMNIVEEIAIASGVPVPQVYSMDAEEGINAFAAGFSPSDAVIGITAGSLSFFNRDELQGVVAHEFSHILNGDMRINLRLLGILNGILMISHAGRVLLRSMSRSRGKDKGAPAIAILGFSLTAIGSIGVLAGSIIQSAISRQREFLADASAVQFTRNPSGIANALRKIGGYYHGSKISHVNAREVSHFFFANGLGSSFFNLFATHPPLAERISRIDPSFDGTFTSPLPAADEQGGSSEELAGEKKHSRFVSMPQSSISAFSANPEAVIGEIGTPNTKHLSYAASLLHSLPEKIARAAHNSSGAQALIYSLLIDPNNSVTSDKQLGRLDKTISKTLYGDVLELLDSIKTLSPEYKLPLIDMALPALRGMSTAEYKSFISNIHYIVNTDAEVSLFEYALQLVISHHLAPIHDSPKRPRLFSTELPMEKVLSQAVALIRTLALMGNDDFDRGLSALSRGLKILAPHLSISASENTVPSLADLDMALASLQNTSPTAKEKIISACVATILADKQVSIKEAEILRAISAALDCPMPPILPSLSVS